Proteins encoded together in one Planctopirus ephydatiae window:
- the glnA gene encoding type I glutamate--ammonia ligase, whose translation MTPREVLALCREREIYAVDLRFMDFPGLQKHFTIPVSELTEQSFDEGFGFDGSSIRGWQAINESDMLVVPEASTAIVDPFMTRTLAMTCNIQDPITREDYAKDPRNVARKAERYMRSTGIADTANFGPECEFFVFDDVRFDSSQQHAFYYIDSQEGQWNRGRVEAGGNRGHKIRYGEGYFPVPPTDTLQELRTEIMLRLQECGVGVEAQHHEVASGGQCEVDLKFAPLVQSADQLLLYKYIVKNVAARHGKTATFMPKPIWNDAGSGMHLHFSLWKDAQNLFAGSGYAGLSDTALYAIGGILKHAYSVMAFACPTTNSYKRLVPGYEAPVNLTYSSRNRSAAIRIPVHSPRPENKRFEFRCPDPSSNSYLAMSAMLMAALDGIENRIDPGPPLDKDIYDLAPEELVDVARTPLSLDESLLALRKDHEFLLRGDVFTEDVIDTWIWYKSEKEIEALRQRPHPFEFAMYYDI comes from the coding sequence ATGACACCCCGTGAAGTTCTCGCGCTCTGCCGGGAACGTGAGATCTACGCCGTCGATCTGCGATTCATGGATTTTCCGGGGCTGCAAAAGCACTTTACCATCCCCGTTTCCGAACTGACGGAGCAGAGCTTTGACGAAGGCTTTGGCTTTGATGGTTCCTCGATTCGCGGGTGGCAGGCCATTAACGAGAGCGACATGCTGGTCGTTCCCGAGGCTTCCACCGCGATTGTCGATCCGTTTATGACACGCACGCTCGCGATGACGTGTAACATTCAGGATCCCATCACGCGGGAAGACTACGCCAAAGACCCACGCAACGTGGCCCGCAAAGCCGAACGGTACATGCGTTCGACCGGCATTGCCGATACGGCCAATTTCGGGCCGGAATGCGAGTTCTTTGTGTTCGACGATGTCCGCTTCGACAGCAGCCAGCAGCATGCCTTCTATTACATCGACAGTCAGGAAGGCCAGTGGAATCGCGGCCGTGTGGAGGCTGGCGGTAATCGCGGACACAAAATTCGCTATGGCGAAGGTTACTTCCCGGTGCCTCCCACCGACACTCTGCAGGAACTCCGTACCGAGATCATGCTCAGGCTCCAGGAATGCGGTGTGGGTGTCGAAGCTCAACATCACGAGGTCGCATCGGGCGGTCAATGCGAGGTTGATCTCAAGTTTGCACCTCTGGTTCAGAGTGCAGATCAGTTACTGCTCTATAAGTACATCGTCAAGAACGTCGCCGCCCGGCATGGCAAGACCGCGACCTTCATGCCCAAGCCCATCTGGAATGATGCCGGTTCCGGGATGCATCTCCACTTCTCACTCTGGAAAGATGCTCAAAATCTTTTCGCAGGTTCAGGCTATGCCGGCCTCAGCGATACCGCCCTCTATGCGATTGGCGGAATTCTCAAGCACGCTTATTCTGTCATGGCTTTCGCCTGCCCCACCACCAACAGCTACAAACGCCTGGTTCCGGGATATGAAGCACCGGTCAACCTTACCTATAGCAGCCGCAACCGCTCAGCCGCCATTCGCATTCCGGTCCATTCCCCACGACCTGAAAACAAACGCTTCGAGTTCCGTTGCCCGGATCCTTCCAGCAACTCTTATCTGGCGATGTCGGCCATGCTGATGGCGGCCCTGGATGGTATTGAAAACCGGATCGATCCCGGCCCTCCTCTCGATAAAGATATCTACGATCTGGCACCGGAAGAACTCGTGGATGTCGCCCGCACGCCCCTTTCACTCGATGAATCGCTGCTGGCATTACGTAAAGATCATGAGTTTCTACTGAGGGGCGATGTCTTCACCGAAGACGTGATTGATACCTGGATCTGGTACAAGTCTGAAAAAGAAATCGAAGCTCTCAGACAACGCCCCCATCCCTTCGAATTTGCGATGTATTACGATATTTGA
- a CDS encoding COG1361 family protein — MLSGFWKFAALSVVVGVCSLVVVNVYGQLNHLNQLKQPLVHAGEISAEQGAETFPEPGLTVDASLPSVHEANISTKEVPGETAKGPSSSRGLDFRLAAYQAAGEFPEADPTIDEKQQPVVRSQSANEPVSGPALVLPPPAVAEKDSAAAMPTPPVLPDLDAQPLTRSSGSARTAQIEPKKEASGVAPRLLEVPDAQPIPIGQPTVGEKSPARSRIQQTSGIQNGEADPFADAFPADLPPLKNSAPASSGREPAGAQPGDNQQPGDMQPYRRPSMAPSAPPVAIPEADPFGLDTPATPPAGNSTRDRLPSRNPSNRELPTDSGLPAMGSGRTTPPTSLPVDLDVELGLPSQLPPAGSTNAPATGRNRNEPDRLRPVEPAIGPDRDFPGDEVPRTVLPPRSSGSRDLENSSRSLPAENDPFGSEPVRGQLPQDPRGSIRDDFPQKRPVNEGAEPPFDPSNRPARPAMIPEPGAAAESTARAVEQPRVVIEKQAPASAVLGQSLIYSVVVKNEGTVAARQVIVEDRIPKGTQLTGTAPQAEISYKRLIWKLGTLTPGETRTIQVRVTPVEEGQIGSVARVSFVSEVAAEIVVAAAEIDLRSDVPAEVTLGKAFEMTFRVKNLGKNTAKNVIVRDLLPEGIDHPAGKDVEYLVGDLAPGESHDVLLEVVPTRVGRLKNQVTVLAQGMRPIEAQKEIVVLGSGLAITHQVPSRAIVGRPARFDNLVQNQGSAVLRNIKVVEEIPTGYDFADASEGGDFDTTTRTVSWEIRELPPGATRTLSTRLTARQTGEVAATVSAISGEGAKATVSATAKAEGLPSITIIPMNEEKLIAVGERVHSRLVVKNRGSAPAQSVALAIDIPPGLKLISVDGPVQPTQQGSRIIFQIPGSVAAGAELPFELELEASREGDNPIGVQVVAENMLRPLHRDDVIQVITDPAAPGPNTAGNRASTRR, encoded by the coding sequence ATGCTGTCCGGTTTCTGGAAATTTGCCGCCCTTTCGGTCGTGGTTGGGGTCTGTTCACTCGTTGTCGTGAATGTTTACGGCCAACTCAACCATCTCAATCAGTTGAAGCAGCCTCTGGTGCATGCGGGAGAAATCTCCGCTGAGCAAGGTGCAGAAACCTTCCCGGAACCTGGCCTGACTGTCGATGCGTCGCTGCCTTCTGTGCATGAGGCCAACATTTCGACCAAAGAAGTCCCGGGTGAGACTGCAAAAGGTCCATCTTCAAGTCGTGGACTCGATTTTCGACTGGCGGCTTATCAGGCCGCTGGGGAGTTCCCCGAAGCTGACCCTACGATCGATGAGAAACAGCAACCAGTCGTGCGCAGTCAGTCAGCGAATGAACCTGTATCGGGCCCAGCACTGGTACTGCCTCCACCGGCCGTGGCCGAAAAAGACTCAGCGGCAGCGATGCCAACACCTCCTGTCCTCCCCGATCTGGATGCTCAACCACTGACAAGATCTTCAGGTTCGGCACGCACTGCACAGATCGAACCCAAAAAAGAAGCTTCCGGGGTTGCACCTCGTTTGCTGGAAGTTCCTGACGCCCAGCCGATTCCGATCGGTCAACCGACTGTTGGCGAGAAGTCTCCAGCCAGAAGCAGGATTCAACAAACCAGTGGCATCCAGAATGGTGAGGCGGACCCCTTTGCTGATGCATTCCCAGCGGACTTGCCTCCATTAAAAAACAGTGCTCCAGCCAGTAGTGGTCGAGAACCTGCGGGTGCTCAACCGGGTGACAATCAGCAGCCCGGTGACATGCAGCCTTATCGCCGACCATCAATGGCCCCCTCAGCACCACCGGTGGCAATCCCTGAGGCAGATCCCTTTGGGCTGGATACTCCCGCAACTCCTCCCGCTGGCAATAGCACCCGAGATCGTCTGCCATCGCGGAATCCATCGAATCGTGAATTGCCCACCGATTCTGGTCTGCCGGCCATGGGTTCTGGTCGAACAACTCCGCCGACCAGTTTGCCTGTCGATCTGGATGTTGAATTGGGTTTGCCTTCTCAGCTTCCGCCGGCAGGTTCCACGAATGCTCCGGCCACTGGTCGAAATCGGAATGAGCCTGATCGATTACGCCCGGTTGAGCCTGCGATTGGCCCTGATCGTGATTTTCCCGGCGATGAAGTTCCTCGGACCGTTTTGCCTCCACGAAGTTCGGGTTCACGAGATCTGGAAAACTCATCGCGAAGTCTTCCGGCTGAGAATGATCCCTTCGGTTCTGAGCCCGTGCGGGGACAGTTGCCGCAAGATCCTCGCGGATCGATTCGAGATGACTTCCCGCAAAAACGTCCCGTGAATGAAGGTGCTGAGCCACCATTCGATCCCTCAAACCGCCCTGCACGTCCAGCCATGATCCCGGAACCTGGAGCAGCGGCCGAATCCACTGCGCGGGCTGTTGAACAGCCGCGGGTTGTCATTGAGAAGCAGGCTCCGGCCAGTGCCGTACTGGGCCAGTCGCTGATTTATTCGGTGGTGGTGAAAAATGAAGGAACTGTCGCTGCCCGGCAGGTGATTGTGGAAGATCGAATTCCTAAAGGAACACAACTGACGGGAACTGCTCCTCAAGCCGAGATCAGCTACAAGCGTTTGATCTGGAAACTCGGGACTTTGACGCCTGGTGAGACCCGCACCATTCAAGTGCGGGTGACCCCGGTGGAAGAAGGACAGATTGGCAGTGTGGCACGCGTCAGTTTTGTCTCGGAAGTGGCCGCTGAAATTGTCGTGGCTGCTGCGGAAATCGATCTTCGGAGTGATGTTCCTGCCGAGGTGACTCTCGGAAAAGCCTTCGAAATGACGTTCCGGGTCAAAAATCTGGGTAAAAACACGGCCAAGAACGTCATCGTGCGGGATCTGCTTCCGGAAGGAATTGATCATCCTGCGGGCAAAGATGTCGAGTATCTCGTGGGCGATCTGGCTCCTGGGGAATCTCACGATGTGTTACTCGAAGTGGTACCAACTCGAGTCGGTCGATTGAAAAATCAGGTGACCGTGCTCGCTCAGGGAATGCGGCCCATTGAAGCTCAGAAGGAGATCGTGGTGCTGGGGAGTGGCCTGGCGATTACTCATCAGGTTCCCTCCCGTGCCATCGTGGGACGCCCGGCCCGCTTTGATAACCTCGTGCAGAATCAGGGCAGTGCGGTTTTGAGAAACATCAAAGTCGTGGAAGAAATCCCGACCGGTTACGACTTTGCGGATGCCAGTGAAGGAGGCGATTTCGATACCACAACTCGTACCGTGAGCTGGGAAATCCGTGAGCTCCCACCCGGGGCGACAAGAACATTGAGCACTCGATTGACCGCACGACAGACCGGTGAAGTGGCTGCCACAGTTTCTGCGATCAGTGGAGAGGGTGCGAAAGCGACTGTCAGTGCGACAGCAAAAGCCGAAGGGCTCCCTTCAATCACGATTATCCCGATGAACGAAGAGAAGCTGATTGCTGTGGGTGAACGCGTTCACTCTCGGCTCGTCGTCAAGAATCGCGGCAGCGCACCGGCTCAAAGTGTGGCACTGGCGATCGATATTCCCCCCGGCTTGAAGCTCATCAGTGTGGATGGCCCTGTGCAGCCGACACAGCAGGGTTCGCGAATCATTTTTCAAATTCCCGGCTCGGTGGCGGCTGGTGCCGAATTACCATTCGAACTGGAGTTGGAAGCCTCTCGCGAAGGGGATAACCCGATCGGTGTGCAGGTCGTGGCTGAGAACATGCTCCGACCACTCCATCGCGATGACGTGATTCAAGTGATTACCGATCCCGCAGCACCAGGGCCAAATACTGCTGGAAACCGAGCCTCAACCCGCCGATAA
- a CDS encoding helix-turn-helix domain-containing protein, with protein MAKKYLSLEEAAEMLGMRPEDVGRMREKGDLRGFADRGNWKFRSEDIEEALRRRQIDSDPDVNLLSDDEDGNLFNEPTPASRKGASGSDSDVRLVAPSFALDEGDVRTDPEILLAAAPSDSDVRLASKPGSDSDVKLMSHSDSDSDVRLSLSDSDVKLAKSLGPDSDVRLVGGRDIVKPGSDSDVALVSDVEGRDRDFGGSAILDDDEGDSLFLPGDSALRLGGDSGMELGRPADSGILLEKPKPGSSSSRLFESKTEPEQFTLAMDSSPKLAGDSGSKNSGKSPPARDDLDQTAPMLILDDDEDTVSTTAFEVPMLDDDAPAIGNRRDQTEADVLLFDDEEDLDGNLATTIRKGSRNVDDDDEFEDLSDSSVAELENDDVVTFDDADDDDDNVFADADEDDMDSEMVEGSSAVGLAAGGVRRPTPREEEWGAGTFSLLALSTLTLVAGTVIAADLMRVISSQGQTAVYSGALVEMIGGFFK; from the coding sequence ATGGCGAAGAAATATCTGAGCCTCGAAGAAGCAGCAGAAATGCTCGGCATGCGCCCGGAAGATGTCGGCCGCATGCGCGAAAAAGGCGATTTGCGAGGCTTCGCCGATCGCGGCAACTGGAAGTTTCGATCCGAAGATATCGAAGAAGCCCTCCGGCGGCGTCAAATCGACTCCGATCCCGACGTCAACCTGCTCTCTGATGATGAGGATGGCAACCTCTTCAATGAGCCAACACCTGCAAGCAGGAAAGGTGCATCGGGTTCTGACAGCGATGTCCGGTTAGTGGCCCCCTCGTTTGCCCTCGACGAAGGCGATGTTCGCACCGATCCCGAAATCTTGTTAGCTGCTGCTCCCTCCGATAGCGATGTCCGGCTGGCTTCTAAACCAGGCTCAGATAGCGATGTCAAGCTGATGAGCCATTCCGATTCGGATAGCGATGTCCGTCTCTCGCTCTCCGATAGCGACGTCAAACTGGCGAAATCTCTCGGTCCTGACAGCGATGTCCGCCTCGTTGGTGGACGCGATATTGTAAAGCCAGGTAGCGATAGCGATGTCGCACTGGTCTCGGATGTCGAAGGACGAGATCGAGATTTTGGCGGTTCGGCAATTCTCGATGACGATGAGGGCGACAGCCTGTTCCTGCCGGGCGACAGTGCTTTAAGGTTAGGTGGCGACAGCGGCATGGAGCTGGGACGCCCTGCTGATAGCGGCATTCTCCTGGAAAAACCGAAACCAGGTTCAAGCAGCTCGCGATTGTTTGAATCCAAAACAGAGCCCGAGCAATTCACTCTCGCGATGGATTCCAGCCCCAAGCTGGCAGGTGATTCAGGTTCAAAAAACTCTGGCAAGTCCCCTCCAGCGCGTGACGACCTCGACCAGACAGCCCCGATGCTGATTCTGGATGATGATGAAGACACCGTCTCGACGACAGCCTTCGAAGTCCCCATGCTCGATGACGATGCCCCTGCCATAGGGAATCGCCGCGATCAGACTGAGGCCGATGTGCTGCTGTTCGATGACGAAGAAGACCTCGACGGTAATCTGGCGACCACCATTCGTAAGGGCAGCCGGAATGTCGACGACGATGATGAATTCGAAGATCTCAGCGACAGCTCCGTCGCCGAACTCGAGAACGATGACGTCGTGACATTTGACGACGCCGACGATGATGACGACAACGTCTTCGCCGATGCCGACGAAGACGATATGGACTCGGAAATGGTCGAAGGTTCCAGTGCCGTCGGCCTGGCTGCCGGTGGCGTCAGACGACCGACTCCTCGTGAAGAGGAATGGGGTGCTGGCACATTTTCACTCCTGGCACTTTCAACCCTGACGTTGGTGGCAGGGACTGTGATTGCGGCCGATCTGATGCGAGTCATTTCTTCGCAAGGGCAGACAGCGGTCTACAGCGGTGCTCTCGTCGAAATGATCGGCGGGTTCTTCAAGTAA
- a CDS encoding LOG family protein: MSSQLKQACLPNLGKHVFPTSTELWMTDRDAYKEGAMPNLCIYCGSSSGFHPDYQDAAVELAQLMVSQGWNLVYGGGSIGVMGIMADTVIAAGGKVIGIIPEFLATREVMKDNCTELFVTDSMHSRKRQMMELSDAFVALPGGYGTLEELLETITWKQLGLHNKPIAVLNTRQFFTPLIGQIDHLITEGFVRPEHRLLLRIATTPVELLEQLSLPAEPPLKKWFNTQEI, from the coding sequence ATGTCTTCACAACTTAAGCAAGCATGCCTTCCCAACCTGGGCAAGCATGTCTTCCCAACCAGCACAGAGTTGTGGATGACCGACCGGGATGCGTATAAAGAAGGTGCCATGCCGAATCTCTGCATCTACTGTGGTTCAAGCTCCGGGTTTCATCCCGATTATCAGGATGCCGCTGTCGAATTGGCCCAATTGATGGTCAGTCAGGGCTGGAATCTGGTGTATGGCGGTGGATCGATTGGCGTGATGGGAATCATGGCTGATACCGTCATTGCGGCTGGCGGAAAAGTTATCGGAATCATTCCCGAATTTCTCGCCACGCGCGAAGTCATGAAAGACAATTGCACTGAGTTATTTGTGACCGATTCAATGCACTCGCGCAAACGTCAGATGATGGAACTGTCCGATGCCTTTGTCGCTCTCCCGGGTGGTTATGGCACGCTCGAAGAGCTGCTGGAGACCATCACCTGGAAGCAGTTGGGCCTGCACAATAAACCCATCGCCGTTCTGAACACACGGCAGTTCTTCACGCCACTGATTGGGCAGATCGATCATCTTATCACCGAGGGTTTTGTTCGTCCGGAACATCGGCTGCTCCTGCGCATCGCCACCACACCAGTTGAGCTTCTGGAACAACTCTCACTCCCCGCCGAGCCACCCCTGAAAAAGTGGTTCAATACGCAAGAGATCTGA
- a CDS encoding linear amide C-N hydrolase, with amino-acid sequence MLNLSIGARYGLALLLGLAIFTRPAAACTGITLRPKDGSIIYGRTLEFGADLLSSVVIIPRGFAYTGTTPDGTPGLKWKSKYASVGANAFGLPVLLDGHNEKGLACGLFYFPGYAKYQSITKEDLPQTIAPWEVGAYILGTCSTIKEATQAIRSVKVANAVLPQMNMVPPAHYIFTDATGQAIAVEYVDGELKIHENKLGVFTNAPTFDWHVTNLSNYLNLDPLGKTSITLGEQQVKSLGMGSGMLGLPGDFTPPSRFVRAVAFSKSALPVETSREGVLQLFHLLNQFDIPKGSARSLENGEEVADYTLWTSGNDLTNKRFYFRTFENSEIRMVDLMKGPLDGKEMVVFPMKGEQKIQELTAPDQKVSSISPAIVPVMIVQNTETTRRQRIFRRPANLIAP; translated from the coding sequence ATGTTGAACTTGAGTATTGGTGCCAGGTATGGGCTCGCATTGTTGCTGGGCCTTGCAATCTTTACCCGACCGGCGGCAGCCTGCACCGGAATCACTTTGCGACCCAAAGACGGATCGATCATTTACGGCAGAACACTTGAGTTTGGTGCCGATCTGTTGTCGAGCGTGGTGATTATCCCCCGTGGTTTTGCCTATACAGGGACAACACCTGATGGAACGCCGGGCCTGAAGTGGAAGAGCAAGTATGCTTCAGTAGGGGCCAATGCATTCGGGCTTCCCGTGCTGCTGGATGGACATAACGAAAAGGGGCTCGCTTGCGGCCTCTTCTACTTTCCAGGCTATGCCAAGTATCAGTCGATCACCAAAGAGGATCTCCCTCAGACGATTGCTCCCTGGGAAGTAGGGGCCTACATACTGGGAACCTGCAGTACGATCAAAGAAGCCACTCAAGCGATTCGTAGCGTGAAAGTGGCCAATGCGGTCTTGCCGCAAATGAACATGGTGCCTCCTGCGCACTACATCTTTACGGATGCAACCGGACAGGCCATTGCCGTCGAATATGTCGATGGAGAACTTAAGATCCATGAAAACAAGCTCGGAGTCTTTACCAACGCCCCGACGTTCGACTGGCATGTGACGAATTTGAGTAACTATCTCAACCTGGATCCACTGGGAAAGACTTCTATCACCTTAGGTGAGCAGCAGGTGAAATCGCTCGGCATGGGGAGTGGCATGCTGGGATTGCCTGGCGACTTCACGCCTCCTTCGCGGTTCGTGCGGGCTGTCGCCTTCTCGAAGTCTGCACTTCCGGTAGAAACCAGTCGCGAAGGGGTATTGCAACTCTTTCATCTTTTGAATCAGTTTGACATTCCCAAGGGGTCAGCCAGGTCGCTTGAAAATGGTGAAGAAGTTGCAGATTACACGTTGTGGACGAGCGGGAATGATCTGACGAACAAGCGATTCTACTTCCGCACATTTGAGAACAGCGAAATCCGCATGGTGGATCTCATGAAGGGGCCGCTCGATGGAAAAGAGATGGTGGTCTTTCCCATGAAAGGCGAGCAGAAAATTCAGGAACTCACGGCACCGGATCAGAAGGTTTCGAGCATCTCGCCAGCTATTGTTCCTGTTATGATCGTTCAGAACACCGAAACCACCCGCCGCCAGCGAATCTTCCGCCGCCCAGCCAATTTGATTGCTCCTTAA
- the hemW gene encoding radical SAM family heme chaperone HemW, with product MTHTNNFQSVYIHVPFCRHRCGYCDFTLVAGRDDLIPRYLAALEREMQAHDQPVVVQTIFFGGGTPTHLPIVELEQLLTMVTRRFPLAAGGEFSIEANPLDMTEEVINVLNNAGCNRISLGVQSFHNKHLQTLERDHQGGEIPEIVQRIQARIPNVSLDLIFGVPGQTLVDWEYDLEQALACGPTHLSTYGLTFEEGTAFTTRKRRGQLTEIDESLEREMYAMAIKRLQEAGFEHYELSNFARPGYQCQHNLAYWNGSPYAAFGPGAASYLQGTRRTNIRSVLGYLSRMEQGASVIAEVETLEKEHAMREALYVGLRRLNGMDYAEFQHRFGVDLQEFAAESIHRLVMQGLLAADEKGIRLSGEGIFLANRVMAEFL from the coding sequence ATGACGCACACGAACAATTTTCAGTCGGTTTACATCCATGTTCCGTTTTGCCGACATCGCTGCGGCTATTGCGATTTTACGCTGGTAGCCGGGCGAGATGATCTTATTCCGAGGTATCTGGCTGCGCTGGAGCGGGAAATGCAGGCCCATGATCAGCCAGTGGTCGTCCAGACCATCTTTTTCGGCGGGGGGACTCCTACGCATTTGCCAATAGTCGAACTGGAACAACTGCTCACCATGGTGACGAGACGTTTTCCACTGGCCGCTGGTGGTGAATTTTCGATTGAAGCCAATCCTCTGGACATGACAGAGGAAGTGATTAACGTGCTGAACAATGCGGGCTGCAATCGAATCAGCCTGGGAGTGCAATCATTCCATAATAAACATCTGCAGACACTCGAACGCGACCATCAAGGGGGAGAGATCCCCGAGATTGTGCAGCGAATTCAGGCCCGAATCCCCAATGTTTCACTCGATCTGATTTTTGGTGTGCCCGGGCAAACGCTGGTCGATTGGGAGTATGACCTTGAGCAGGCACTCGCTTGCGGCCCCACACATCTTTCCACCTATGGACTCACCTTTGAAGAGGGGACGGCCTTTACAACAAGAAAACGACGCGGACAACTGACCGAGATCGACGAAAGTCTCGAACGGGAAATGTACGCAATGGCGATAAAGAGGCTTCAGGAGGCAGGCTTTGAGCATTACGAACTCTCGAACTTCGCCCGCCCTGGCTATCAATGTCAGCACAATCTGGCGTACTGGAATGGGTCGCCTTATGCCGCCTTTGGCCCGGGGGCAGCGAGTTATCTGCAAGGAACACGGCGAACCAATATTCGCAGTGTGCTGGGCTATTTATCGCGGATGGAACAAGGGGCGTCAGTGATTGCCGAAGTGGAAACCCTGGAAAAAGAGCATGCCATGCGCGAAGCTCTTTATGTGGGTTTGCGACGCTTAAACGGCATGGATTACGCAGAATTTCAACATCGGTTTGGTGTCGATCTGCAAGAGTTTGCGGCTGAGAGCATTCATCGACTCGTCATGCAAGGTCTGTTGGCAGCTGATGAAAAGGGAATTCGATTGAGCGGCGAAGGGATTTTTCTGGCCAATCGAGTCATGGCCGAGTTCCTATAG
- the dnaX gene encoding DNA polymerase III subunit gamma/tau: protein MNVENYTVLARRFRPQTFSEVVGQDRIAQTLRNAILEGRVAHAYLFTGARGVGKTSMARIFAKALNCPNAVDAVPCNTCEICRAVSAGQDVDVSEIDGASNRGIDDIRTLRANVNVKSMRTRYKVYIIDEVHMLTKEAFNALLKTLEEPPPGVKFIFCTTEPNKLPDTILSRCQRFDFGTVNIESIGERLRQIATTEGFQVDDEAIELVSRRANGSMRDSQSLFDQVLAFGHQHVTVADVHRLLGTASDDRVIELVQALIDRHAARALEALDQAILDGVQLDALTDQLISYLRDLMVTAAGVRGVALLGATESSRSRIETQAEAWGLKTISAALQILAEAKIKMARATWGRALTELALVRITLLEDLSRLDELIARFQGKSLPATSSSGRLATDRPMNSSPRVLPPPVAITQGSPESYDLPDVQKSQAEPQSQADLQHHPEAAANTSYATVVPVSSDATASGDSSAEASSISTSLAEPELVFQPGNEAALLEYLRTRNTDLTGIHLQRATHCQITGPTQLEIVISANHRFEQQCLEQPNIVSKLEQQLRTATGTSIRLRFTTGTAQESSEGNSLKHPESSSSKDNLASSPNGQLADGSGRVAQPETSPNSRAERQPLPHPSVTETPAIRPASRTVEDPEDRFVQSIGAAFGIDSWRVHERERIVSVEIEENSDTTADSSTDD, encoded by the coding sequence ATGAATGTTGAGAACTATACCGTCCTGGCACGTCGATTCCGCCCGCAGACTTTCAGTGAAGTTGTGGGGCAGGATCGAATTGCCCAGACGCTGCGAAACGCCATTCTTGAAGGCCGCGTCGCTCACGCCTATTTGTTTACCGGTGCCCGGGGTGTGGGCAAGACCTCGATGGCGCGAATCTTCGCCAAGGCCCTCAATTGTCCGAATGCTGTCGACGCTGTCCCTTGTAATACCTGTGAGATCTGTCGGGCGGTTTCCGCCGGGCAGGATGTTGATGTTTCCGAAATCGACGGTGCTTCGAACCGGGGGATCGACGATATCCGCACTTTGCGAGCCAATGTGAACGTCAAGTCGATGCGAACCCGCTACAAGGTTTACATCATCGACGAAGTTCACATGCTCACGAAGGAAGCCTTCAATGCGCTGCTCAAGACACTCGAAGAACCACCTCCAGGGGTGAAGTTTATCTTCTGCACGACTGAGCCGAACAAGCTTCCGGATACGATTCTTTCGCGTTGCCAGCGATTCGATTTCGGTACTGTCAACATCGAAAGTATCGGCGAACGTCTCCGGCAGATTGCCACCACCGAAGGCTTTCAGGTTGATGATGAAGCCATTGAACTTGTTTCCCGCAGAGCCAATGGCTCGATGCGTGACAGTCAGTCGTTGTTCGATCAGGTGCTGGCCTTTGGTCATCAGCATGTCACCGTCGCCGATGTGCATCGATTGCTGGGGACTGCCAGCGATGACCGGGTCATCGAACTGGTACAGGCTTTGATTGACCGTCATGCCGCCCGCGCACTCGAGGCTCTCGATCAGGCGATTCTGGATGGCGTCCAACTCGACGCCTTGACCGATCAACTGATCTCTTACCTGCGTGATCTGATGGTGACTGCTGCAGGAGTCAGAGGCGTGGCTCTCCTCGGGGCGACTGAATCATCCCGGTCGAGAATCGAAACTCAGGCGGAAGCCTGGGGGTTGAAAACGATCTCCGCAGCCCTCCAGATTCTGGCTGAAGCGAAGATCAAAATGGCCCGCGCCACCTGGGGGCGAGCCCTCACCGAACTGGCACTTGTCCGCATCACATTACTGGAAGATCTCAGCCGCCTCGATGAGTTGATTGCCCGGTTTCAAGGGAAGTCACTTCCCGCGACATCCAGTTCTGGACGCCTGGCGACCGACCGTCCCATGAACTCTTCGCCCCGGGTATTGCCACCACCTGTGGCCATCACTCAGGGCTCTCCCGAATCTTACGATTTGCCGGACGTTCAAAAATCACAGGCTGAGCCTCAATCACAGGCTGACCTTCAGCACCATCCAGAAGCTGCGGCGAACACATCGTATGCAACCGTCGTCCCGGTAAGTTCTGACGCGACCGCTTCCGGAGATTCTTCCGCTGAAGCCTCCAGTATCAGCACTTCGCTCGCAGAGCCTGAATTGGTTTTTCAACCGGGGAATGAGGCGGCTCTCCTCGAATACCTGCGTACCAGAAATACCGATCTGACTGGCATTCACCTGCAGCGTGCCACTCATTGTCAGATCACGGGCCCCACCCAACTGGAAATTGTGATCTCAGCGAATCATCGTTTCGAGCAGCAGTGTCTCGAACAGCCGAACATTGTGAGTAAGCTCGAACAGCAACTGCGAACCGCAACGGGAACATCCATTCGTCTGCGTTTTACGACCGGCACTGCCCAAGAATCCAGCGAAGGCAATTCGCTCAAACATCCAGAGTCTTCATCATCAAAAGATAACCTTGCCAGTTCCCCCAATGGTCAGCTGGCGGATGGCAGTGGGCGTGTCGCTCAACCGGAAACTTCTCCAAATTCAAGAGCCGAACGGCAACCTCTTCCTCATCCTTCAGTGACGGAAACGCCAGCGATTCGTCCGGCCAGCCGCACTGTCGAAGATCCAGAGGACAGATTCGTCCAGTCGATTGGAGCGGCTTTCGGCATTGATTCCTGGCGCGTGCATGAGCGTGAGCGGATTGTCTCCGTGGAGATCGAAGAGAATTCCGACACGACTGCAGATTCCAGCACCGATGACTAA